The genomic region TTGATGCTGCCGATTACGGATTTCCTCTCGTGCACCGACGTGCTGGATGAATTCGACTCGCTATCATATCATCAAACGACTCACGCCAAAACGTACGTGACAGGTCTTGCTGCGGGCCGCAGCAAGACTGTAACCGGAATTGCACGAGAGGTCCTTCCTGCCGGAAGTGACCGAGCACTCAACAAGTTCATCACCGAATACGATTGGGATGAGGATCAGCTCAATCACGAGCGGTTAGAGGAACTGCAAAAACACGGAGAGACACGCTGGTCACAAAACGGCTATATCGTTATTGACGATTCAGTCATCCAGCGAACCGGGAAGTCCCTTCCCGGTGCTGGAGAGTTCTACGATCACTCTGAGGGTGAGCCTGTTTGGGGACAGAACCTCGTCTACGCGTTCTATACCGATGATAAAACGTCCTATCCACTTGCTTTTCGCCAGTACGAGAAGGTCGACGACGAGGACGAGGAAGACGAACAGGAGACAAAATACGACCTCGCACGAGAGATAATCACGGAATTAGAAGAAGAGGTAGGTGTGCCTGCGGGCACCTACCTCTTCGATGCATGGTTTGCTCATGACTCCGGTCTGATCGAACACGTCGAATCACACGGCAAGGACTGGATTGGACCACTACGGGGCAACCGACAGGTGACCTACGCGAACAAAGAGAGACGCGTCGATGCGCTCGAAGAGTGCATCGACAAGGAAGAGCGAGAAGTTGACGGTGAAACGTACAAAATTTGGACTAAGACAGTCCCTGTCTCGAAATTAGGTGAAGTTCGGCTGGTAATCACAG from Haloquadratum walsbyi C23 harbors:
- a CDS encoding IS701-like element ISHwa4 family transposase, with amino-acid sequence MLPITDFLSCTDVLDEFDSLSYHQTTHAKTYVTGLAAGRSKTVTGIAREVLPAGSDRALNKFITEYDWDEDQLNHERLEELQKHGETRWSQNGYIVIDDSVIQRTGKSLPGAGEFYDHSEGEPVWGQNLVYAFYTDDKTSYPLAFRQYEKVDDEDEEDEQETKYDLAREIITELEEEVGVPAGTYLFDAWFAHDSGLIEHVESHGKDWIGPLRGNRQVTYANKERRVDALEECIDKEEREVDGETYKIWTKTVPVSKLGEVRLVITEKVTDEDKENPVKYLATSKIDAPSAHIIRSYSYRWRVETFFEDSKEDLGLGDCEVRDSDGASRHWHLQMLAYSLLRLGPESSASERLVSKASSLRSQLEHGLKETIYNMFSWVRDQPDRDLDGLMEDIDHLFLHSEGSL